A region of Synechococcus sp. WH 8016 DNA encodes the following proteins:
- a CDS encoding glycoside hydrolase family 13 protein, with the protein MGPEACKGMTETQCIGQFPAWVAKAVVYQVFPDRFRRSGRVEAQQGLSLQPWGTDPAEQGFQGGDLYGVIDALDHLQGLGVTCLYLTPIFSSAANHRYHAYDYFEVDPLLGGNEALDALIAAVHQRGMRLILDGVFNHCGRGFWAFHHLLENGDRSPYRDWFHVHQWPLRPYPRKGQACGYGCWWNDPALPKFNHDHPPVKEHLLAVGKHLLERGIDGWRLDVPDEVPAAFWVDFRRMVKAVNPEAWIVGEIWGDARPWLQGEHFDGVMNYRLGWSSLCWVAGSRLRRRYRNPMYPLRPLETEALLEIWSETQAWYAPEVNRCQLNLLDSHDVPRALHSLKGDVAALSLALLILMLQPGAPCLYYGTEVGLEGGAEPACREAMPWEEPWPHDLRKRIMALTKVRQQLEAVRERGLSWQAHARDGLIGRAPGVVVVVNRSRRKALRLDPHDVARDGWETDGAVIGRYQRAHHSLSPQSAVLFKVPG; encoded by the coding sequence ATGGGACCAGAGGCATGCAAAGGAATGACGGAGACACAATGCATTGGCCAGTTTCCCGCTTGGGTTGCTAAGGCGGTGGTGTACCAAGTATTTCCAGATCGTTTTCGCCGCAGTGGACGGGTCGAAGCGCAACAGGGCTTGTCGTTGCAGCCCTGGGGGACAGATCCGGCGGAGCAGGGGTTTCAGGGGGGCGATCTGTATGGGGTGATCGATGCTCTCGATCACCTACAGGGGTTGGGAGTGACCTGCCTCTATCTCACGCCAATCTTTAGTTCGGCTGCCAATCATCGCTATCACGCCTATGACTACTTCGAGGTGGACCCACTCCTGGGCGGGAATGAGGCCCTTGATGCCCTGATTGCGGCGGTGCATCAACGGGGCATGCGCCTGATTCTCGATGGGGTGTTTAACCATTGCGGGCGCGGCTTTTGGGCGTTCCATCACCTGCTCGAAAACGGTGATCGCTCCCCTTATCGCGATTGGTTCCATGTGCATCAGTGGCCGCTTCGTCCCTATCCGCGCAAGGGCCAGGCCTGTGGTTATGGCTGTTGGTGGAATGATCCGGCATTGCCGAAGTTCAACCACGACCATCCGCCCGTGAAGGAGCACCTGTTGGCGGTAGGCAAGCACTTGTTGGAGCGAGGCATCGACGGCTGGCGTTTGGATGTGCCTGATGAAGTGCCAGCAGCCTTTTGGGTGGATTTTCGCCGCATGGTGAAGGCGGTGAATCCTGAGGCTTGGATCGTGGGTGAGATATGGGGCGATGCCCGGCCTTGGTTGCAAGGAGAGCATTTCGATGGGGTGATGAATTACCGCTTGGGTTGGAGCAGCCTCTGTTGGGTGGCGGGCTCTCGCTTGCGTCGTCGCTATCGCAACCCGATGTACCCCTTGCGCCCTCTGGAGACGGAGGCATTGCTTGAAATCTGGTCTGAGACGCAGGCTTGGTATGCGCCGGAGGTGAATCGCTGCCAGCTCAACCTTTTAGATAGTCATGATGTGCCGCGGGCGTTGCACAGCCTGAAAGGAGATGTGGCTGCTCTGTCTTTGGCATTGCTGATCTTGATGCTTCAGCCTGGGGCTCCTTGCCTGTACTACGGAACGGAAGTGGGCCTTGAGGGAGGAGCCGAACCTGCCTGTCGCGAAGCGATGCCATGGGAGGAGCCCTGGCCCCATGATTTGCGCAAGAGGATCATGGCGTTGACCAAGGTTCGTCAACAGCTGGAGGCGGTGCGGGAGCGCGGCCTGTCGTGGCAGGCTCATGCCCGTGATGGCCTCATCGGACGTGCTCCTGGGGTGGTGGTGGTGGTGAACCGCTCTCGGAGGAAGGCTTTGCGACTGGATCCTCACGACGTCGCACGAGATGGTTGGGAGACGGATGGTGCGGTGATTGGTCGCTACCAGAGGGCTCACCATTCACTGTCGCCTCAATCAGCGGTGCTATTTAAGGTTCCAGGATGA
- a CDS encoding glycerol kinase GlpK has product MAMAAPPLLLALDQGTSSSRAALFDTDGRPIASASAPLDIHYPADGWVEQSPTAIWESQRLAMSRLEQAITPEQQKAVISCGITNQRETTTLWKRSDGSPCGPALVWQDGRTADLCEQWKASGLETSWRARTGLMLDPYFSASKIRWLLDHEPAASSAAAQGDLCFGTVESWLLWQLSGGTIHATDMSNASRTLLMDLERRQWLDDACAEIGLPKQALPELRPCRGDFGVIQAGLPFAGVPIQALLGDQQAATLGQLCLLPGEGKCTYGTGAFLVVNTGTTIRQSDAGLLSTLGWTDEHGTPTYCLEGSLFNAGTVVQWLRDGLGIIRSAEEVNPLAQEVENAAGVMLVPAFTGWGTPHWDPSARGLLIGLTRDTRRGHIARAALEGIALSVASLVELAEQAMDQSLGELAVDGGAAASDPLLQAQADSTGLRVRRPKHLESTARGVALLAGLQAGVIADLKDLVANRTQNSSVFEPQQTLEQRQRWRQRWNDAVTRSLHWNG; this is encoded by the coding sequence ATGGCTATGGCAGCACCGCCCCTCCTGCTCGCACTAGATCAAGGCACCAGCAGCTCACGCGCCGCTCTGTTCGATACGGATGGCCGTCCAATCGCCAGCGCTTCCGCTCCTCTGGACATTCACTATCCCGCTGATGGCTGGGTGGAACAAAGTCCCACGGCGATCTGGGAGAGCCAGCGCCTGGCGATGAGCCGCCTTGAGCAAGCGATCACTCCAGAGCAGCAGAAGGCTGTGATCAGCTGCGGAATCACCAATCAGCGTGAAACCACCACGCTTTGGAAACGAAGCGATGGCAGCCCTTGCGGCCCCGCCCTGGTCTGGCAGGACGGCCGCACCGCCGATCTCTGTGAGCAATGGAAGGCAAGCGGCCTTGAAACGAGCTGGAGAGCCCGAACGGGCCTCATGCTCGACCCCTATTTCAGCGCGAGCAAAATCCGCTGGCTTCTCGACCATGAGCCCGCCGCAAGCAGTGCCGCGGCCCAAGGTGATCTCTGCTTTGGAACCGTGGAGAGCTGGCTTCTATGGCAACTCAGTGGCGGCACAATCCATGCCACCGACATGAGCAATGCCAGCCGCACCCTGCTCATGGATCTGGAACGGCGGCAATGGCTCGATGACGCCTGCGCTGAAATTGGCTTGCCCAAGCAGGCTCTCCCGGAACTCAGGCCATGCCGAGGAGATTTCGGGGTCATCCAAGCAGGATTGCCCTTTGCTGGCGTGCCGATTCAAGCCCTGCTTGGTGACCAGCAAGCAGCCACCCTGGGGCAACTCTGCCTGCTACCAGGGGAAGGCAAATGCACCTACGGCACGGGCGCTTTTCTTGTCGTAAACACGGGCACCACCATCCGACAGTCCGACGCCGGTCTGCTCAGCACCCTGGGCTGGACCGATGAGCACGGCACCCCCACCTATTGCTTAGAAGGAAGCCTGTTCAATGCGGGCACGGTGGTGCAATGGCTGCGCGACGGCCTCGGCATCATTCGCAGTGCCGAAGAGGTCAATCCCCTAGCGCAAGAAGTGGAGAACGCCGCCGGGGTCATGCTTGTTCCCGCCTTCACAGGATGGGGCACACCACACTGGGATCCCAGTGCCCGTGGTTTGTTGATAGGGCTCACCCGCGACACCCGGCGAGGTCATATCGCCCGAGCCGCCCTGGAAGGAATCGCCCTCTCCGTTGCCAGTCTTGTGGAATTGGCAGAGCAAGCCATGGACCAAAGCCTCGGGGAGCTGGCCGTTGATGGGGGAGCAGCTGCTTCCGATCCTCTCCTGCAAGCCCAAGCCGACAGCACCGGTTTGCGCGTGCGGCGCCCAAAGCATCTCGAAAGCACAGCGCGCGGTGTGGCCCTTCTGGCCGGCTTACAAGCCGGCGTGATTGCAGATCTCAAAGACTTGGTGGCAAATCGCACCCAAAACTCCAGCGTGTTTGAGCCCCAACAAACCCTGGAGCAGCGCCAACGCTGGCGCCAGCGTTGGAACGATGCTGTGACTAGGAGCCTGCACTGGAATGGCTGA
- a CDS encoding glycerol-3-phosphate dehydrogenase/oxidase, with translation MADQRFDLVVIGGGASGCSVAYEAVRRGLRVALLEGHDLGSGTSCRSTKLLHGGVRYLELAFKTADLAQLRLVREALLERGHWLDQAPFLARRLELALPSDSLFGQAYYRLGLGLYDALSGRAGIGSSRLLSSTQLKQALPLLRPDVQRGVAYSDGQFDDARLNLLLALTAERAGAVLRTRTKVRELERNSQGQICAAISENHRGEQERWEARAVVNATGIHADAIRRMADPNCSMRMLTSRGVHLVLRADLCPEGLGLLLPSTDDGRVLFMLPFFGRTLVGTTDTPCPQANAAAPSADEQNYLLDYVKRWFPDLGDPVVGSCWAGGRPLLKPAGADVNSSRVVREHEVETLNSGLISVMGGKWTTCRPMALDTLKAVEEQFGSPLPDPSALPLIGADEDPKRTPSLLQEQVRALERLLPETPLRDQQRAHLQSSFGLEAAALVASWSESERQPLSDVIPVCRGELRHAISAEHACTATDVLARRCRLAMVDQDEAERLLPQVQALLEEEGIDAPNTPPELNLSC, from the coding sequence ATGGCTGATCAACGTTTTGACCTCGTCGTCATCGGCGGCGGGGCCAGTGGATGCAGCGTGGCCTACGAAGCGGTCCGCCGCGGCCTGCGGGTTGCACTGCTCGAGGGCCATGACCTCGGTAGTGGCACCAGCTGCCGCAGCACCAAGCTCCTGCATGGAGGGGTTCGATATCTCGAACTTGCTTTCAAAACAGCCGACCTCGCCCAATTGCGCTTGGTTCGAGAAGCCTTGCTCGAGCGAGGCCACTGGCTGGACCAGGCCCCGTTTTTAGCGCGACGCCTTGAACTGGCCCTCCCCAGCGACTCCCTCTTCGGTCAGGCCTACTACCGCCTTGGCCTTGGCCTCTATGACGCCCTATCCGGTCGAGCAGGGATCGGCAGCAGTCGCTTGCTGTCTTCCACGCAACTCAAACAGGCCTTACCTCTGCTGCGTCCCGATGTTCAACGGGGGGTGGCCTACAGCGACGGGCAATTTGATGATGCTCGCCTGAATCTGCTGCTCGCTTTAACCGCTGAGCGGGCCGGTGCTGTTCTACGGACCCGCACCAAGGTTCGAGAACTAGAGCGCAACAGCCAAGGGCAGATCTGTGCTGCCATCAGCGAAAACCACAGAGGAGAGCAAGAGCGCTGGGAAGCCAGGGCGGTGGTGAATGCCACAGGCATCCATGCCGATGCCATCCGCCGGATGGCCGATCCCAACTGCTCCATGCGCATGCTCACCAGCAGGGGAGTGCATCTGGTCTTACGCGCTGACCTCTGTCCTGAGGGGCTTGGCTTGCTGTTGCCATCCACCGATGACGGACGCGTTTTGTTCATGTTGCCGTTCTTTGGACGCACCCTGGTCGGCACCACAGACACCCCCTGCCCGCAAGCCAACGCAGCCGCTCCATCCGCAGACGAGCAAAACTATTTGCTCGATTACGTGAAGCGCTGGTTCCCCGACCTCGGCGATCCCGTTGTGGGGAGCTGTTGGGCTGGCGGACGACCGCTGCTCAAGCCAGCCGGTGCTGACGTGAATAGCAGCAGGGTCGTGCGCGAGCACGAGGTTGAAACGCTGAACAGTGGCCTGATCAGCGTGATGGGGGGGAAATGGACCACCTGCAGACCCATGGCGCTCGACACCCTTAAGGCGGTGGAAGAGCAATTCGGGAGCCCCCTTCCCGACCCCTCTGCATTACCGCTGATCGGCGCAGATGAAGACCCCAAGCGCACTCCCTCTCTGCTGCAAGAGCAAGTCCGCGCCCTGGAACGCTTGCTACCAGAGACCCCTCTACGCGATCAACAACGGGCCCACCTGCAATCCAGTTTCGGATTGGAAGCGGCTGCACTCGTGGCCAGTTGGAGTGAAAGCGAGCGTCAGCCTTTGAGCGATGTCATCCCCGTATGCCGCGGTGAATTACGCCATGCCATCAGCGCCGAACACGCCTGCACGGCAACGGATGTCCTCGCCCGTCGCTGCCGCTTGGCCATGGTGGACCAGGACGAAGCCGAGCGGCTTCTCCCCCAGGTTCAAGCCCTTCTTGAAGAGGAGGGGATAGACGCCCCCAACACCCCACCGGAGCTGAACTTGTCCTGCTGA